Proteins encoded by one window of Anguilla rostrata isolate EN2019 chromosome 9, ASM1855537v3, whole genome shotgun sequence:
- the alkbh6 gene encoding alpha-ketoglutarate-dependent dioxygenase alkB homolog 6 yields MEEPACQTLKGLGHCVVKDAPPSVYYFPDYITEAEEAYLLQQVYRAPKTKWTQLKGRRLQNWGGLPHPKGMLAEKLPEWLQKYAERISALDIFAGKTANHVLVNEYNPGQGIMPHEDGPLYYPTVSTISLGSHTVLDFYHPINSAQTDVPQTEESRYCLSLLVQPRSLLVLQDEMYKHYLHGIQGVVQDTLTDRVANLSHATACAGDCLTRGTRVSLTIRHVPKILRAALLLGKK; encoded by the exons ATGGAAGAACCTGCGTGTCAAACTTTGAAAGGACTGGGACATTGCGTCGTTAAAGAT GCTCCACCTTCTGTGTATTACTTTCCAGATTACATAACAGAGGCAGAGGAGGCATATCTTTTGCAACAG GTATACAGGGCTCCAAAGACCAAATGGACCCAACTGAAAGGCAGACGGCTCCAGAACTGGG gTGGGTTGCCCCATCCAAAAGGTATGCTTGCTGAAAAGCTACCTGAATGGCTACAGAAGTATgctgagagaatctctgccCTCGATATATTTGCTGGAAAAACTGCCAATCATGTCCTGGTGAATGAATACAATCCAGGACAGGGTATAATg CCACACGAGGATGGGCCACTCTACTACCCCACAGTTTCCACAATCAGCCTTGGGTCTCACACTGTCCTAGACTTCTATCATCCCATCAACAGTGCCCAG ACCGACGTCCCACAAACGGAAGAAAGCCGCTACTGCCTGTCCCTGCTGGTGCAGCCCCGGAGCCTGCTGGTCCTCCAGGATGAGATGTACAAGCATTACCTGCACGGCATCCAGGGAGTCGTCCAGGACACTCTCACAGACAGGGTGGCCAACCTGTCTCACGCTACCGCCTGCGCTGGAGACTGCCTGACCCGAGGCACCCGGGTTTCGCTCACTATACGCCATGTCCCCAAAATTCTTAGAGCCGCCTTGCTACTGGGGAAGAAGTGA